A section of the Pedobacter sp. HDW13 genome encodes:
- a CDS encoding glycoside hydrolase family 2 TIM barrel-domain containing protein: MKTILNQVLLISVVISVFACKRNRLEVKETPTTPTTVVTDTVATPVPFLVKGIFAANIPDMRRAASYGFNVVHSYQFSSMNNDQIKAYMDSAARYNLKVHFHLGVKTYSATIFDRVKAQVSQYKNHPAIYSWYLSDEPSVKEISVAELKSVYDWIKQTDREHPVYTSNWELENFKTALDYDMPQFYNGPPSALRKGNYLNGYMARAARLGVKWVGIANTHDCIDFAAYHLPGAEVLSPDFMRSKVTPGSPEEATVLQKIRNIQANLQNPPYQTLGTFPDTRDKIRGQAWDLIARGSNGLWYWLLQPENSLHERWGYYTFFLRPALRTAFAETLKEVTDLWPRVHTPLQNSSNWLSGPSSEVFFWFRKSGNQITIIAVNESESVINVQTKIPALSGYSSKTFQVNGENRSVQVENGNLSDSFKPNETHIYLLTL, encoded by the coding sequence ATGAAAACGATCTTAAATCAAGTATTGCTTATTTCTGTGGTCATTTCAGTCTTCGCCTGTAAGCGCAATAGGCTTGAAGTAAAAGAAACCCCAACCACTCCAACCACTGTGGTAACAGATACCGTTGCTACTCCAGTACCTTTTTTAGTCAAAGGTATTTTTGCAGCAAATATTCCAGATATGAGACGCGCTGCCAGCTATGGTTTTAATGTCGTTCATTCCTATCAGTTTAGCAGTATGAATAATGATCAAATTAAGGCCTACATGGATTCGGCTGCAAGGTACAATTTGAAAGTTCATTTTCACCTGGGGGTTAAGACCTATAGCGCGACAATTTTTGACCGGGTTAAAGCACAGGTAAGCCAATACAAGAACCACCCGGCAATTTACTCCTGGTATTTGTCTGATGAGCCATCTGTCAAAGAGATATCTGTAGCTGAACTTAAGTCAGTGTACGATTGGATTAAACAGACCGACAGGGAACATCCCGTATATACTTCCAATTGGGAATTGGAAAACTTTAAAACGGCTTTAGATTACGATATGCCTCAGTTCTACAATGGGCCGCCCTCTGCGCTACGTAAAGGGAATTACCTAAACGGATACATGGCACGCGCTGCCAGGTTAGGCGTAAAGTGGGTAGGTATTGCCAATACGCATGACTGTATCGATTTTGCAGCATACCATTTGCCAGGTGCCGAGGTGCTCAGCCCTGACTTTATGCGCTCCAAGGTCACCCCTGGAAGTCCTGAAGAGGCAACGGTTTTACAGAAGATACGAAACATTCAAGCAAACCTGCAAAATCCGCCTTACCAAACATTGGGCACCTTTCCCGATACCCGGGATAAAATTAGGGGGCAAGCATGGGACTTGATTGCTCGCGGTTCCAATGGCTTATGGTATTGGTTGTTACAGCCTGAAAACAGCCTCCACGAACGTTGGGGATATTACACATTTTTTTTACGCCCCGCGCTCAGGACAGCATTTGCAGAAACACTGAAAGAGGTTACCGACCTTTGGCCCAGGGTTCACACACCCCTTCAAAATTCGTCTAATTGGCTATCAGGCCCTTCGAGTGAAGTTTTTTTCTGGTTCCGTAAAAGTGGAAACCAGATTACCATCATTGCAGTAAACGAAAGTGAATCTGTAATCAATGTTCAAACAAAAATTCCTGCTTTGTCTGGGTATTCTTCAAAGACATTTCAGGTTAATGGCGAAAACAGGTCGGTTCAGGTTGAAAACGGGAACCTATCTGATAGCTTCAAGCCCAATGAAACACATATTTATTTATTAACCCTTTAA
- a CDS encoding TonB-dependent receptor, whose translation MRLKDGKQSVKTNEDGKYSITGSGASDILLFSHIGYLERAIAVGERTAVDVVLEVDQKALSEVVVVGYGSKSRKDLTTAVGSVDMGDFTKAPVRSLDEALAGRVAGVQVTSTDGQPGASASIQIRGANSVTQSNSPLYVIDGFPVEGFNLNNISNNEIESINVLKDAAATAIYGARAANGVIVITTKKGVSGSSVVNFNSYVNISSNNQRMELMSPYEFIRYNLDRNPIQGPNTFYYYMVDFKGLNEQNYVDFYKNFSGADWQKPFFQTGYQQNYDLALRGGTDRTTYSLSGNINRQTGTIINTGYKRYQGRFNLDHKVNDKLKVGMNTSYSNNIRYGQGASAGLGGGAGSFILYNVWGYSPIDTISELPIQDVTQALNGIHDYRFNPILHQKNAVSNYKTENININSFAEYAILPSLKLRVSGIYNRSNEANESFNNSLTQYGSPVGWNAANGVNGSITLYKYQNWANENTLTYSETFNEKHRITALAGFSALGSNSEAYGYSARLLPNEQLGLSGLNEGTLNPGPTAESSLWRNSSVYSRVSYSYADKYMMEVSYRADGTSRFAQGNRWGFFPAVSAGWRFSKESFLKDNKIISDGKLRLSYGETGNNRASDFAYVARFELPGNINYSFNNAFSPILFVGKNDWGDISMGNKKLKWETTAQYNAGIDLSLFSNKIGLTVDFYTKKTHDLILNASIPQYSGYTRSLLNIGSVQNTGLEFTITTKNIKTKDFSWGSNFNISFNKNKLLALADGQETLLSAVNWDFAYSTVPAYMAKVDEPLGLMYGWMWDGNYQFSDFNRTTEGVYVLKDEVTTNGNVRELIRPGDIKYKDINGDKVVDANDRTVIGRSLPIHIGGFSNNFRYKSIDLNVFLQWSYGNQIQNNNRFVFEGNALGKSGFQQFASYSDRWSPDNQSSPNYRAGVSGGGYYGTGLSSRTIEDGSYLRLKTVSLGYNFSQKLLQKAKIKSARLSMSAQNLLTWTKYSGFDPEVSTFNNVLTGGFDYSAYPRAKVISFGLDVTF comes from the coding sequence GTGCGCTTAAAAGACGGCAAACAGTCTGTAAAAACCAATGAAGACGGAAAGTATTCGATTACCGGTAGCGGCGCTAGTGACATACTGTTGTTTAGCCATATCGGTTATCTGGAAAGGGCAATTGCAGTGGGCGAGAGAACTGCGGTTGATGTCGTACTAGAGGTCGATCAAAAAGCGTTATCAGAGGTCGTTGTAGTTGGATACGGTTCCAAGAGTAGAAAAGACCTGACAACAGCAGTAGGCTCGGTGGATATGGGTGACTTTACAAAAGCTCCGGTACGATCTCTGGATGAGGCACTAGCAGGCAGGGTAGCAGGAGTTCAGGTGACTTCTACAGACGGACAGCCTGGAGCATCAGCTAGTATTCAAATCAGGGGAGCAAATTCAGTGACACAGTCTAATTCGCCATTATATGTGATTGATGGATTTCCGGTCGAAGGATTTAACCTGAATAACATCAGTAATAATGAGATAGAATCAATAAACGTACTAAAAGATGCAGCAGCGACTGCTATTTATGGTGCAAGGGCAGCTAATGGTGTAATTGTGATTACCACCAAAAAAGGGGTGTCCGGTAGTTCTGTGGTGAACTTTAACTCCTATGTTAATATCAGTAGCAACAATCAGCGTATGGAGCTGATGTCGCCCTATGAGTTCATCAGATATAATCTCGATCGGAACCCTATCCAGGGACCCAATACATTTTACTATTATATGGTAGATTTTAAAGGGCTTAACGAACAAAACTATGTTGACTTTTACAAGAACTTTTCGGGGGCAGACTGGCAGAAACCATTTTTTCAGACAGGTTACCAACAGAACTATGATTTGGCTCTTCGTGGAGGTACTGACAGGACAACTTATTCTTTATCTGGCAACATTAACAGGCAGACCGGTACAATCATTAATACTGGTTATAAAAGATATCAAGGCAGGTTTAATTTAGACCATAAGGTTAATGACAAACTAAAGGTTGGGATGAATACATCTTATTCCAATAATATACGTTACGGCCAGGGTGCAAGCGCCGGCTTAGGAGGTGGTGCAGGTTCATTTATTTTGTATAATGTTTGGGGTTATAGTCCAATTGACACCATTAGTGAACTGCCGATCCAGGATGTGACCCAGGCATTGAATGGTATCCATGATTATCGTTTCAATCCAATATTGCATCAGAAAAATGCGGTTAGCAATTATAAAACGGAAAACATCAATATCAACTCATTTGCCGAGTATGCCATCCTGCCAAGTTTGAAACTGCGGGTAAGTGGGATTTACAATAGAAGTAATGAAGCTAATGAGTCTTTTAATAATTCGCTTACCCAATACGGAAGCCCTGTAGGTTGGAATGCTGCGAATGGGGTAAATGGCTCAATAACGTTGTATAAATATCAGAATTGGGCTAATGAGAACACCTTGACGTATTCGGAAACCTTTAATGAAAAACATAGAATTACGGCTTTGGCAGGTTTTAGTGCCTTAGGAAGCAATTCTGAGGCTTATGGATATTCTGCAAGGCTTTTGCCTAATGAGCAGCTTGGCTTAAGTGGGCTTAATGAAGGGACATTAAATCCTGGTCCTACTGCAGAAAGTTCCCTTTGGCGGAATTCTTCAGTTTATTCCCGCGTGTCTTATAGCTATGCTGATAAATATATGATGGAGGTTTCTTATAGGGCTGATGGAACATCTCGTTTCGCCCAAGGGAACCGCTGGGGATTTTTTCCCGCAGTTTCGGCTGGATGGCGGTTTTCAAAAGAATCCTTTCTTAAAGATAACAAAATCATATCCGACGGTAAGTTAAGGCTGAGTTATGGAGAGACTGGTAATAACAGAGCGTCAGACTTTGCCTATGTTGCAAGGTTTGAACTCCCGGGAAATATTAACTACTCTTTCAATAATGCTTTTTCTCCAATTCTATTTGTGGGAAAGAACGATTGGGGAGATATTTCAATGGGAAATAAAAAGTTGAAGTGGGAAACAACTGCCCAATACAACGCCGGTATAGATTTATCGTTGTTTAGCAATAAAATAGGACTGACGGTAGATTTTTATACCAAGAAAACACATGATTTAATCCTGAATGCAAGTATTCCCCAATATTCTGGATATACCAGATCCTTGCTCAATATCGGAAGTGTCCAAAATACAGGTTTGGAGTTCACCATTACTACCAAAAACATCAAAACCAAAGATTTCAGTTGGGGTAGTAATTTCAATATTTCTTTTAACAAAAATAAACTGCTGGCGCTTGCCGATGGTCAGGAAACTTTGCTATCTGCAGTCAATTGGGATTTCGCATATAGTACTGTTCCGGCTTATATGGCAAAGGTTGATGAACCTTTGGGGCTGATGTATGGCTGGATGTGGGATGGCAATTATCAGTTCAGTGATTTTAACAGAACTACTGAAGGTGTTTATGTGCTCAAGGATGAAGTGACAACAAATGGAAATGTGCGCGAACTGATCAGGCCTGGAGATATTAAATACAAGGACATTAACGGAGATAAAGTTGTTGATGCAAACGATCGAACAGTTATTGGAAGATCATTACCCATTCATATCGGAGGATTTTCAAATAATTTCAGATACAAGTCTATTGATCTAAATGTCTTTTTGCAATGGTCATATGGCAATCAGATCCAAAATAACAACAGGTTTGTCTTTGAAGGAAATGCTTTAGGTAAAAGTGGGTTTCAACAGTTCGCCTCTTACAGCGATCGTTGGAGTCCTGACAATCAAAGTTCTCCAAACTACCGCGCAGGCGTGTCGGGCGGCGGTTATTATGGAACTGGTTTGTCTTCGAGAACCATAGAAGACGGAAGCTATTTGAGACTTAAGACGGTTTCATTGGGCTATAATTTTTCGCAAAAATTATTGCAAAAAGCTAAAATCAAGTCTGCCAGACTCTCGATGAGTGCTCAAAATCTTTTGACCTGGACGAAATATTCAGGATTCGATCCAGAGGTAAGCACATTCAACAATGTATTAACAGGTGGCTTCGACTACAGTGCTTATCCCAGAGCCAAGGTGATTTCGTTTGGTTTGGATGTTACTTTTTAA
- a CDS encoding RagB/SusD family nutrient uptake outer membrane protein, with amino-acid sequence MKKIFLMFLVMSLSFISCKKFLDTEPTDFLAEKYYYNSKDKMMVALAGVYQPLATNRLYGGSLINEFGAITDETFVRWNYITTGVVVNSFDSGSPVVNGLWVQCYTGIERANVLLDNIQVPELSEEDRNAFKGEALFLRAYYHFLLASYFGDVPLKLTRSEDPSNLKGNRTPARDVFAQVIADMETAIPLVRDIDKIGHSGRVSKTAVQGILARVCLTRAGAAFASAGDSKVYYQAALKWAKEVVSSGKHKLLETFNSSLTNSAYSQVFINMHRNVYNIGESMWEVEFLGDGTDGKGNLGTLGNNPGITTQFSVNEITNLYGYNYNNFNVSPQFVDLYEPGDLRRGWSISPFGYQRSRRSGDATDATDQLTKLSKVYVDYNTVDKGNFGYQVGKWRREMELSYNKINSNTQINFAILRYSDVLLMLAEAENEVNGPTQVAYDAINQVRRRAFGEPVNATSSTPFSSIQHISLQGSGSGSGSGYLRDDNVTVTVSDPSGGTGAVLKASVDQANGKISGVYIENPGRKYSASTTIQFSTPWPASTPDWQPNTNYAINSYVRNGANYYHVTKAGRSTNVGPTQTGVGAISAVGVTGAIFEYAQQATFSTVIVGTTVVDLSGLSQTTLRQALKQERSKELCFEALRKQDLVRWGDFVSTMSEFSQRIRAINNYFNYGHLAFTNATARNLLLPIPAGEIASNKELVQNPGW; translated from the coding sequence ATGAAAAAAATATTCTTAATGTTTCTGGTGATGAGCCTATCGTTCATTTCCTGTAAAAAGTTTCTTGATACAGAGCCAACCGATTTTTTGGCCGAAAAGTATTATTATAACAGCAAAGATAAAATGATGGTTGCCTTGGCAGGGGTGTATCAGCCCCTGGCTACTAATCGTCTATATGGAGGTTCTCTGATCAACGAGTTTGGTGCAATTACGGATGAGACCTTCGTCAGATGGAATTATATAACCACAGGCGTAGTGGTAAATAGTTTTGATAGTGGAAGCCCTGTGGTTAACGGCTTATGGGTTCAATGTTATACCGGTATTGAAAGAGCCAACGTGTTGCTTGATAATATACAGGTTCCGGAGTTAAGTGAAGAAGATAGAAACGCTTTCAAAGGTGAGGCACTTTTCTTAAGAGCTTATTATCATTTTCTTTTAGCGAGTTATTTTGGCGATGTGCCCCTTAAGTTAACGCGATCTGAAGATCCGTCAAACTTAAAGGGTAACCGAACCCCGGCAAGGGACGTTTTTGCCCAGGTAATAGCAGATATGGAAACGGCAATACCATTGGTTAGGGATATCGATAAAATCGGACATTCAGGACGTGTTTCCAAGACAGCCGTTCAGGGAATTCTAGCAAGAGTTTGTTTGACCAGAGCCGGAGCAGCTTTTGCTTCAGCGGGCGACAGTAAAGTATATTATCAGGCTGCTTTAAAATGGGCAAAGGAAGTTGTTAGTAGTGGAAAGCATAAGCTCCTGGAAACGTTCAACAGCAGTCTTACCAATTCTGCTTATAGCCAGGTATTTATCAATATGCACCGAAACGTTTATAATATCGGTGAAAGTATGTGGGAGGTTGAGTTTCTCGGCGATGGAACAGATGGTAAAGGTAATTTAGGTACTTTGGGAAACAATCCCGGGATTACTACACAGTTTTCTGTTAATGAGATAACCAATTTGTACGGTTATAATTACAATAATTTCAATGTTTCTCCCCAATTCGTTGACCTGTACGAACCAGGAGATTTAAGGAGGGGTTGGTCAATTTCTCCATTTGGTTATCAGCGCTCAAGAAGAAGTGGAGATGCGACAGATGCAACAGATCAGCTCACCAAACTGAGTAAAGTTTATGTAGATTACAATACGGTTGATAAAGGCAATTTTGGCTACCAGGTTGGGAAATGGAGAAGAGAGATGGAATTATCTTATAACAAAATCAATAGTAATACTCAGATCAATTTTGCCATTCTGCGCTATTCTGATGTTTTATTGATGCTGGCCGAAGCAGAAAACGAGGTTAATGGTCCTACCCAGGTAGCATATGATGCAATAAACCAGGTGAGGAGAAGGGCTTTCGGTGAGCCGGTAAATGCAACTTCCAGTACTCCTTTCTCCAGTATTCAACATATAAGTCTTCAGGGAAGCGGTTCAGGTTCTGGAAGTGGGTACCTTCGAGATGATAATGTAACGGTAACAGTTAGCGATCCCTCGGGTGGAACCGGTGCGGTTCTAAAAGCTTCAGTCGATCAGGCAAACGGAAAAATATCAGGCGTTTATATTGAAAATCCTGGTAGAAAATATAGTGCTAGCACTACGATTCAATTTTCTACACCATGGCCTGCTTCAACTCCAGACTGGCAGCCAAATACTAACTATGCAATTAATAGCTACGTCCGTAATGGGGCAAATTATTACCATGTAACTAAAGCCGGTAGGTCAACAAATGTAGGTCCTACGCAAACCGGGGTTGGTGCCATCAGCGCTGTTGGGGTGACAGGTGCTATTTTTGAATATGCCCAGCAAGCTACTTTCTCCACCGTAATTGTGGGAACAACCGTTGTTGATCTTTCCGGGCTTTCTCAGACCACATTGCGTCAGGCATTGAAGCAGGAGAGATCAAAGGAATTATGTTTCGAAGCGCTGAGAAAGCAGGATTTAGTTAGATGGGGCGATTTTGTTTCAACAATGTCCGAATTTTCGCAAAGGATAAGGGCTATCAATAACTATTTTAATTACGGGCATTTGGCATTTACTAATGCTACGGCACGTAATCTATTACTTCCAATCCCTGCCGGTGAAATTGCTTCCAATAAGGAATTAGTTCAAAACCCAGGTTGGTAA
- a CDS encoding DUF5017 domain-containing protein gives MKLKKYLAFSSLIALVFAGCKKELAVRDVEFDVLSYNTRQVQTNQFLLGDTINFNFTGNPDMITFYSGTPGGRYEFRNRKEAKGTPLLSFTTSHIQRNQNQPNSLAVLVSNDFAGIVNVTRWSLVTRDTLATTSNIKSATWTDITSRATMSPGDNANYISSGSINLEEFAASSKPVYVGFRYKANAGSIQPRWSIRDFLIKNKLDDGTEYTIANMNLPTAPFTNYGVNSYNPGWSMSRDNAVSPLVGWTITSAAPFTLDVPAAANLATAAQNADTWAIIGPINLRKVSADKGVVVKNIANRVTSYTIPKVNNYSSKATYKAVFEASNINADHQKEMIKELQLVIK, from the coding sequence ATGAAATTAAAGAAATATTTGGCATTCAGTTCCCTAATTGCCCTGGTTTTCGCGGGATGTAAAAAGGAACTTGCAGTAAGAGATGTTGAATTCGATGTATTGAGTTATAATACAAGGCAAGTTCAAACAAATCAGTTTTTATTAGGTGATACAATCAATTTCAACTTTACCGGTAATCCTGATATGATAACTTTTTATTCCGGAACCCCGGGAGGCCGCTACGAATTCAGAAATAGAAAGGAAGCCAAGGGAACACCGCTATTGAGTTTTACCACCTCACATATCCAGAGAAACCAAAACCAACCGAATTCGTTGGCTGTGCTGGTTTCAAATGACTTTGCAGGAATTGTCAATGTAACCAGATGGTCTTTGGTTACTAGAGACACACTGGCGACGACCAGTAACATAAAATCGGCAACCTGGACAGACATAACTAGTCGGGCAACTATGTCCCCAGGTGACAATGCGAATTATATTTCATCTGGCTCAATCAATTTGGAGGAGTTCGCTGCAAGCAGCAAGCCCGTTTACGTAGGATTCCGTTATAAAGCAAACGCTGGAAGCATACAGCCGAGATGGTCTATTCGGGATTTCTTAATTAAAAACAAGCTTGATGATGGAACAGAATATACCATAGCAAATATGAACCTGCCTACAGCTCCGTTCACCAATTATGGTGTAAATTCTTATAATCCGGGTTGGTCAATGTCCAGAGATAATGCAGTTAGTCCTTTGGTTGGCTGGACCATAACCAGTGCCGCTCCTTTTACCCTCGATGTCCCTGCTGCTGCGAACCTTGCCACAGCTGCGCAGAACGCGGACACCTGGGCAATCATAGGGCCGATAAACCTGAGAAAGGTCTCGGCGGATAAGGGAGTCGTAGTGAAAAATATCGCCAATCGCGTAACCAGTTATACTATACCAAAGGTTAATAATTACAGTTCGAAAGCTACCTATAAAGCTGTTTTTGAAGCGTCAAACATCAATGCAGACCATCAGAAAGAGATGATAAAGGAGTTACAACTTGTAATTAAATAA
- a CDS encoding alpha-L-fucosidase, with amino-acid sequence MRIKVTITMVFFFLGNVILAQEKPADIAKKRDLIAIEEAKNGWWKEAMASHQERMRWWREGKFGMFVHWGIYALPANDWKDRSLGGYSEHLMRREKITKAEYLKIAEGFNPTNFDADKWIKTARDAGMRYFVITAKHHDGFAMYPSAVSQFTLGKTTEFKRDPMAELSSACRRYGVKFGFYYSHAFDWEHPDAPGNDWEFNNPGGDKNLYGGRRWYDEHPELVAKAAKYVDEKAIPQLNELIDKYHPDILWFDTPHKLPYSENLRILKAIWIKDKNIVVNGRITDSWPYGEWGDYKSTDDQPVEFSSKGADWEGIPTTNDSYGYSRADKNYKSVSFFVRLLIKAASRGGNLLMNIGPKGDGTIDAPDKNILGGIGKWMSKNGESIYGTGASGLPLQNWG; translated from the coding sequence ATGAGAATTAAAGTAACAATTACTATGGTCTTCTTTTTCCTGGGCAATGTCATTCTTGCCCAGGAAAAACCTGCTGATATAGCAAAAAAGAGAGACCTGATAGCAATAGAAGAGGCCAAAAATGGCTGGTGGAAAGAGGCTATGGCAAGTCACCAAGAGCGGATGCGCTGGTGGCGTGAAGGTAAATTCGGCATGTTTGTCCACTGGGGAATTTACGCATTACCTGCAAACGACTGGAAGGACCGCTCATTGGGTGGCTATAGCGAACACCTGATGCGCCGGGAAAAGATTACCAAAGCAGAATACTTAAAGATCGCCGAAGGTTTTAACCCCACCAATTTTGATGCAGATAAATGGATCAAAACCGCAAGGGATGCGGGAATGCGGTATTTTGTAATTACCGCTAAACATCATGATGGTTTCGCCATGTATCCTTCAGCGGTTTCTCAGTTTACACTGGGAAAAACAACCGAATTTAAAAGAGACCCTATGGCTGAACTTTCGTCCGCTTGTAGAAGGTATGGCGTTAAGTTCGGGTTTTACTACTCTCATGCCTTTGATTGGGAACACCCGGATGCACCTGGTAACGATTGGGAGTTTAATAACCCTGGTGGAGATAAAAATCTTTATGGAGGTCGCAGGTGGTATGACGAGCACCCCGAGTTGGTGGCAAAGGCTGCAAAATATGTTGATGAGAAAGCGATTCCACAATTAAATGAATTGATCGATAAATACCATCCGGATATATTATGGTTTGATACGCCACATAAGCTACCATATTCTGAGAACCTAAGGATTTTAAAAGCTATTTGGATAAAAGACAAGAACATTGTAGTAAATGGAAGAATAACCGATAGTTGGCCATATGGAGAGTGGGGAGATTACAAAAGTACCGATGATCAGCCTGTCGAGTTTTCGTCCAAAGGGGCAGATTGGGAAGGAATCCCTACTACAAATGATTCTTACGGCTATTCGAGAGCAGATAAAAACTACAAGTCGGTTTCCTTCTTTGTGCGTTTACTCATAAAAGCTGCTTCCCGGGGAGGCAATTTACTGATGAATATAGGCCCTAAAGGTGATGGAACCATTGATGCCCCTGACAAAAATATTTTAGGAGGTATCGGGAAATGGATGAGTAAAAATGGAGAAAGCATATATGGCACAGGGGCGTCTGGTTTGCCGCTGCAGAACTGGGGGTGA
- a CDS encoding isopentenyl-diphosphate delta-isomerase, translated as MIKHVILVDQHDNPQGHIEKKEAYERGLLHRGFSVFIFNSKCELLLQKTKYSSKALWANTCIGHAKVGESNFHIAIKKIWAELGMGCDISFLFKFTHNTKFSGGLTEYKVSHVYFGMSETLPAIHPMEKENFKFMDINVLAKDINAHPENYIQGLGLILNRVVRHVSTAMKQKRQLSDVPKYM; from the coding sequence ATGATTAAACACGTGATACTGGTTGATCAGCATGATAATCCACAGGGGCACATCGAAAAAAAGGAAGCTTATGAGAGGGGATTGCTGCATCGTGGCTTTTCAGTTTTTATTTTTAACTCAAAGTGTGAGTTATTACTTCAAAAAACTAAGTATTCTTCCAAAGCCTTATGGGCTAATACTTGTATAGGCCATGCTAAGGTAGGAGAGAGCAATTTTCATATTGCAATTAAAAAAATATGGGCAGAATTGGGAATGGGCTGTGATATCAGTTTCCTTTTTAAATTTACCCATAATACCAAATTTTCAGGTGGCCTAACTGAGTATAAAGTAAGTCACGTTTATTTTGGAATGAGTGAAACCCTGCCGGCTATCCATCCCATGGAGAAGGAAAATTTTAAGTTTATGGATATAAACGTATTGGCAAAGGACATCAATGCTCATCCTGAAAATTATATTCAAGGCTTAGGTTTAATTTTAAATAGGGTTGTGAGGCATGTATCAACTGCAATGAAGCAGAAGAGGCAACTTTCTGATGTGCCTAAATACATGTAA